A region from the Volucribacter amazonae genome encodes:
- the ilvA gene encoding threonine ammonia-lyase, biosynthetic: MSEQHSEQLTGADYLRAILTAKVYELAQVTPLQPMPKLSERLANQILVKREDRQPVHSFKLRGAYAMIAGLTEQQKQKGVIAASAGNHAQGVALSAKHLGLKALIVMPQNTPSIKVEAVKGYGGEVLLYGANFDEAKAKAIELSQSKNMTFIPPFDHPAVIAGQGSLAMELLQQYPHIDRIFVPAGGGGLLAGIAVFIKQLMPEIKVIGVESKDSACLYAALQAGKPVDLDRVGLFADGVAVKRIGDETFRLCQQYVDDVVLVDNDEICAALKDLFENVRAVAEPSGALSLAGLKKYVKQHNIQGETLVNILSGANLNFHTLRYVSERCEIGEKQEALLAVTIPEQKGSFLRFANLIANYAVTEFNYRYTDEQKACIFVGVRSKGEQEKENIINQLQQNGYDVVDMSDDDVAKTHIRYMIGGRRASSLTERLYSFEFPEQKGALIKFLETLGTHWNISLFHYRAHGADYGNILAGFHIDENSLTAFNQHLEELGYTYQDVTNSPAYRYFLR, encoded by the coding sequence GAGCGTTTAGCCAATCAAATATTGGTAAAACGTGAAGATCGTCAGCCTGTACATAGCTTTAAATTGCGTGGTGCTTATGCCATGATTGCAGGCTTAACTGAGCAACAAAAGCAAAAAGGCGTGATAGCGGCTTCCGCTGGTAATCATGCTCAAGGTGTGGCGTTATCGGCGAAACACCTTGGTTTAAAAGCCTTGATTGTGATGCCACAAAATACCCCAAGTATTAAGGTGGAAGCCGTTAAGGGCTATGGTGGCGAAGTATTGCTCTATGGAGCAAATTTTGATGAAGCCAAAGCCAAAGCCATTGAATTATCACAAAGCAAAAATATGACCTTTATTCCCCCCTTTGATCACCCTGCCGTCATTGCAGGGCAAGGTTCATTAGCAATGGAATTATTGCAACAATATCCGCATATTGACCGTATTTTTGTGCCTGCAGGTGGTGGAGGATTATTAGCAGGGATAGCGGTATTTATTAAGCAATTAATGCCAGAAATTAAAGTGATTGGGGTGGAATCTAAAGACTCCGCTTGTTTATATGCCGCTTTGCAAGCAGGGAAACCGGTAGATTTAGATCGAGTTGGCTTATTTGCTGACGGTGTGGCAGTAAAACGTATTGGCGATGAAACTTTTCGTTTATGTCAACAATATGTTGATGATGTGGTATTAGTGGATAATGACGAAATTTGTGCTGCTTTAAAAGATTTATTTGAAAATGTGCGTGCAGTGGCTGAACCTTCAGGGGCATTATCTTTGGCGGGGCTAAAAAAATATGTGAAGCAACACAATATCCAAGGGGAAACCTTAGTCAATATCTTATCGGGGGCAAACCTTAATTTTCACACCCTACGTTATGTTTCTGAACGTTGCGAAATTGGCGAAAAACAAGAAGCCTTACTTGCGGTAACCATTCCAGAACAAAAAGGCAGTTTCTTACGCTTTGCTAATTTAATTGCCAATTATGCCGTAACCGAATTTAACTATCGTTATACTGATGAGCAAAAAGCCTGTATTTTTGTCGGTGTAAGAAGTAAAGGCGAGCAAGAAAAAGAAAATATTATCAATCAATTACAACAAAATGGTTATGATGTGGTGGATATGTCCGATGATGATGTAGCGAAAACCCATATTCGCTATATGATCGGTGGACGCCGAGCCAGTAGCCTCACAGAACGTCTTTATTCTTTTGAGTTTCCAGAGCAAAAAGGGGCATTAATTAAATTCTTAGAAACCCTTGGCACGCACTGGAATATTTCCTTATTCCACTACCGAGCTCATGGGGCGGATTATGGCAATATTTTGGCAGGTTTTCATATTGATGAAAATAGCCTTACAGCCTTTAATCAGCATTTAGAGGAATTAGGTTACACTTATCAAGATGTAACAAATAGCCCTGCTTATCGCTATTTTTTGAGGTAG